A portion of the Calothrix sp. 336/3 genome contains these proteins:
- a CDS encoding PAS domain S-box protein, with the protein MDSTQVNILGYRIHETLYDGSKTLVCRAFREADNLPVVIKLLKNSYPDFSELVKFRNQYTIAKNLNHPGIIQTYSLESLQNCFMLVMEDFGGISLKSYFSHRETRFIPSLEEFLQIAISLCDTLDVLYHQRIIHKDIKPTNILINPDTRQVKIIDFSIASLLPRETQTLISSNILEGTLSYISPEQTGRMNRGIDYRTDFYSLGVTFYELLTGELPFHSEDAMELIYFHIAKTAPLVNEINQQIPTVISEIIRKLMAKNPEDRYQSALGLKYDLEKCLMQFQETGRVEDFPIAQRNICDRFIIPDKLYGRETEVQTLLEAFVRVASPNGATEIMLISGFSGIGKTAVVNEVHKPIVQQRGYFIKGKFDQFNRNIPFSAFVQAFRNLMGQLLTESDTQIQLWKHKILEAVAENGQIIIEVIPELEKIIGKQPLATELSGAAAENRFNLLFQSFTQVFASDKHPLVIFLDDLQWADSASLKLIQLLISNTHHILLIGAYRDNEVNAGHLLMLTLNDIHKAKITINRIILAPLSPTTVNILVSETLQCSNNTVWKLSQIIHKKTEGNPFFIVQYLKALHQDKIINFNFDLGCWECDITLLKYQNITDDIVGFISSQVQKLVPLTQNILQLAACIGNQFDLETLAIISQQSQSDTAAILWEALQEELILPVDEIYKFFVGQETSVGTWGNTHTVTYKFLHDRVQEAAYSLIPDHQKQATHLQIGRLLLKNTSPERQEEKLFTIVNHLNMGSTLITQAQEREHLAKLNLTAGKKAKISHAYSAAIAYLEQGIQLLPNDCWDRLYSLTLALHKEITNVSYLNSDFAAVEKWSSVVCQEAKTLIDTIKVQQNRIIAANVQGKLFDALQIGLSFLRSLGLEFPEQPTQEDIAQAFGRTRSLWADKPISSLLDLPPLNDTHLLAQMEILTVLSSTAYVAAPSLMPLLIFKQVEICIQFGNCPISVFTYSDFGVILCGVIGDIESGYEFGELAINLRERWQLSSFKSRTLFVINYFVKHWKTSLSQIVPSIEEAYQSGIETGDVESGILNAGIYCFCAYYQGQVLTELLPKMDAYRQIIINHKHLHCLFLQSITHQTMINLLGRNQEPDRLTGDIFDADTLLPQIQANNYRSVIAHWQLSQLILYYLFNKNDEAARISAQALEYLDGATATFGIVLYSWFDALNQLQLYPNLDPAERQEILQQIQQQQDKLQHWANFAPTNHQHRWELVTAEKNRVEDNKIAAIEYYDRAITSAKTNGFIQDVALANELAAKFYLAWGKEKFAAIYMQEAYNCYKQWGAKAKTQDLAQNYPQLLISVLAPVQGAVVSTAHISESAREFSATLDLNTVLTANQALSREIHLDQLLQNLIQLVITNAGASKAALFLNCDGSLELGVLYFDHAVQSLERKPLDSCQYLSHRLIRYVERTLETVITDFKTHVSTTNDPYCLQFRPKSLLCTPILNQGQLVAVLYLENSITAEVFTNERVELLKLLCSQAAISLANARLYEQSQSYAQQLERSLQKLSESQSQFQALAKNIPGVIFKVSVNLKDGSESIPYASSGCYELYGVTAESFMAGEYFFRDFEHPEDYPRIEQAIQKSIKHLTPLREELRIITKTGEMKWIQIVAQPQILPGGFIVSDGVLLDISERKQAEAALGESEAKFRGLVEGVTDVIWSSNTDGTLTYLSPQFQTLFGWNPADWIGKSFSTLIHPDDLQETMESSMATIIQGKKLSNQEFRHLCHDGSYLWVTVNAGPIFDADGNITRHQGIVRDISDRKQAEIELEKSRQKYYSLIQSVNGIVWEYDLQTNRFTFVSNKAEQILGYPVEDWLNEPLFWKNHVYAEDIEVEKSFDEAIQNQSGCEFEYRMVAADGSLVWIYDISSPNFDENGNLTSSSGVLIDISDRKKLEEEQSRLMDILEATPDYIGLASVSGKIIWHNKQLRELRQDLISHKNISECHPAWVNEIILNQVFPILMEQGSWSGELALLDSNGQEIPVSQVIIAHKSQSGEVQYISTIMRDISEQKAAEKQLILTKFAIESTVTSIFWISEQAGFIDVNDAACTALGYSAAELKQMFVWDIDPNVSKEAWAERLEILKLSRYERFETLHRSKDGSIYPVEITSNYLEYGGVGYIFAQGQNISDRKAYEERLEKNNAELIRATRMKDEFLATMSHELRTPMNAILGMTEALQDEIFGEINAQQLKALATVERSGNHLLELINDILDVSKIASGQIELEYQSTEIIPLCQQSLEFIKPQAAKKSIQIVSQLPTNLPNLNIDERRIRQVLINLLNNAVKFTPEGGCITLEVIYPTTIKQQNYLQINVKDTGIGIAPENLNKIFEPFIQVDSALNRNYEGTGLGLALVKRIVEMHHGEVTLTSELGVGSCFAIALPL; encoded by the coding sequence ATGGATAGCACTCAGGTGAATATTCTCGGTTATCGAATCCACGAAACACTTTACGATGGTTCTAAAACCCTAGTATGTCGAGCTTTTCGTGAAGCTGACAATTTGCCTGTAGTCATCAAACTGCTGAAAAATTCTTATCCTGATTTTAGCGAACTGGTAAAATTTCGTAATCAGTATACTATCGCCAAAAATCTTAATCATCCTGGAATTATCCAAACCTATAGCCTAGAATCGCTTCAAAATTGTTTTATGCTAGTGATGGAAGATTTTGGTGGAATTTCCCTAAAAAGTTACTTTTCCCACCGAGAAACACGATTTATTCCGTCTCTAGAGGAATTTTTGCAAATAGCCATATCCCTCTGTGACACCTTAGATGTTCTTTACCATCAGAGAATTATCCATAAGGATATCAAACCAACCAATATTTTAATCAATCCAGATACAAGACAAGTTAAAATCATTGACTTCAGTATTGCATCTTTATTACCCAGAGAAACCCAAACTTTAATTAGTTCTAATATTTTAGAAGGGACATTAAGTTATATTTCTCCTGAACAAACAGGAAGAATGAATCGGGGGATTGACTACCGCACAGATTTTTATTCCTTAGGTGTGACTTTTTATGAGTTATTGACAGGAGAATTACCATTTCATTCCGAAGATGCAATGGAACTGATATATTTTCATATTGCTAAAACAGCACCATTAGTAAATGAAATTAATCAACAAATTCCAACTGTCATCTCAGAAATTATCAGAAAATTGATGGCAAAAAATCCTGAAGACCGCTATCAAAGTGCATTGGGTTTAAAATATGATTTAGAAAAGTGTTTGATGCAATTTCAGGAAACTGGCAGAGTTGAAGATTTTCCGATTGCACAACGGAATATATGCGATCGCTTCATTATTCCTGATAAATTATATGGTAGAGAAACAGAAGTTCAAACCCTACTGGAAGCATTTGTTCGTGTAGCCTCCCCAAACGGTGCCACAGAAATAATGCTTATCTCCGGTTTTTCTGGAATTGGTAAAACTGCGGTTGTCAACGAAGTACATAAACCGATTGTGCAGCAACGGGGTTATTTTATTAAAGGCAAATTTGATCAATTTAACCGCAATATTCCCTTTAGTGCATTTGTTCAAGCTTTCCGCAACTTAATGGGGCAATTGTTGACAGAAAGTGATACTCAAATTCAGTTATGGAAACATAAAATATTAGAAGCAGTCGCAGAAAATGGTCAGATAATTATTGAAGTCATCCCTGAGCTAGAAAAAATTATTGGTAAACAGCCATTAGCTACAGAACTATCAGGAGCAGCAGCAGAAAATCGCTTCAATTTATTATTCCAAAGTTTTACCCAAGTCTTTGCTAGTGATAAACATCCTTTAGTTATATTTTTAGATGATTTACAATGGGCTGATTCGGCATCACTGAAGTTAATCCAATTATTAATCAGTAATACTCATCATATATTGTTAATTGGAGCCTATCGTGATAACGAAGTTAACGCCGGACACCTATTAATGTTAACTTTGAATGATATACATAAGGCAAAAATAACTATTAATCGGATTATCTTAGCCCCCCTCAGTCCAACTACAGTTAATATTTTAGTTTCGGAAACTCTGCAATGCTCCAACAACACAGTATGGAAATTATCTCAAATAATTCACAAAAAAACTGAAGGGAATCCATTCTTTATTGTACAATATCTAAAAGCATTACACCAAGATAAAATAATTAATTTTAACTTTGATTTAGGATGTTGGGAATGTGATATCACACTCTTAAAATATCAAAATATTACTGATGATATTGTGGGCTTTATCAGTTCGCAAGTGCAAAAACTAGTGCCATTAACTCAAAATATATTGCAGCTTGCCGCTTGCATTGGTAATCAATTTGACTTAGAAACTTTGGCGATAATTTCGCAACAATCCCAAAGTGACACTGCTGCTATTTTGTGGGAAGCATTACAGGAAGAATTGATTTTACCCGTTGATGAAATTTATAAATTTTTTGTTGGACAAGAAACAAGTGTGGGTACATGGGGTAATACTCATACTGTCACTTATAAATTTTTGCACGATCGCGTTCAAGAAGCAGCCTATTCCCTAATTCCTGACCATCAAAAACAAGCAACCCATTTACAAATTGGGCGACTCTTATTAAAGAATACTTCCCCCGAAAGACAGGAAGAAAAGTTATTCACAATTGTCAACCATTTGAATATGGGTAGTACCCTAATTACCCAAGCTCAAGAGCGGGAACATCTAGCGAAATTAAATCTCACGGCGGGGAAAAAAGCCAAAATTTCTCATGCTTATAGTGCTGCGATCGCCTATTTGGAACAGGGTATCCAACTGTTACCAAATGACTGCTGGGACAGACTTTATTCCCTGACTTTAGCTTTACATAAAGAAATCACAAATGTTAGCTATCTCAATTCTGATTTTGCAGCAGTTGAAAAATGGTCTAGTGTCGTGTGTCAAGAAGCTAAAACTCTAATTGACACCATCAAAGTTCAGCAAAATCGTATTATCGCTGCAAATGTCCAGGGTAAACTTTTCGATGCACTACAAATTGGATTAAGCTTTTTACGTTCCTTAGGGCTTGAATTTCCCGAACAACCAACCCAGGAAGATATCGCGCAAGCTTTTGGGAGAACGCGATCGCTGTGGGCAGATAAACCTATTTCCAGTTTATTAGATTTACCTCCCCTTAACGATACCCATCTACTAGCCCAGATGGAAATTTTGACGGTTTTATCCTCTACTGCTTACGTTGCAGCACCAAGCTTAATGCCACTGCTGATTTTTAAGCAGGTAGAAATTTGCATCCAGTTTGGTAATTGTCCCATTTCTGTATTTACTTATAGCGATTTTGGTGTCATCCTCTGCGGTGTGATTGGTGATATCGAAAGCGGTTACGAGTTTGGAGAATTGGCTATAAATCTACGCGAACGCTGGCAACTTTCCTCTTTCAAAAGCCGAACTTTATTTGTCATTAACTACTTTGTTAAACATTGGAAAACTAGCTTATCTCAAATTGTACCCAGCATAGAAGAAGCTTATCAAAGTGGCATCGAAACAGGAGATGTTGAATCTGGTATCCTCAACGCAGGTATTTATTGTTTCTGTGCCTATTATCAAGGGCAAGTATTAACTGAGTTGCTGCCCAAGATGGATGCTTATCGGCAAATTATCATTAACCACAAACATTTACATTGCCTATTTTTACAAAGTATTACTCACCAAACGATGATTAACCTCCTGGGGAGAAACCAGGAACCCGATCGCTTGACGGGGGATATATTTGATGCAGATACCCTTTTGCCACAGATACAAGCGAATAATTATCGATCTGTCATTGCCCATTGGCAGCTCAGTCAACTAATTTTGTATTATTTATTTAATAAAAATGACGAAGCTGCTCGCATCTCTGCCCAAGCCTTAGAATATCTAGATGGTGCCACAGCGACATTTGGGATTGTTCTATATAGTTGGTTTGATGCCCTAAATCAACTCCAACTTTACCCCAACCTAGACCCCGCAGAACGTCAAGAAATTTTACAACAAATCCAACAGCAGCAAGATAAGTTACAGCATTGGGCAAATTTTGCACCCACAAATCATCAACATCGTTGGGAATTAGTTACAGCTGAAAAAAATCGGGTTGAAGACAATAAAATTGCCGCAATTGAATATTACGATCGCGCCATTACTAGTGCCAAAACTAACGGATTCATCCAAGATGTAGCCCTTGCTAACGAACTTGCAGCCAAATTTTATCTAGCTTGGGGTAAAGAAAAATTTGCGGCTATTTATATGCAAGAAGCCTATAATTGCTACAAACAATGGGGAGCCAAAGCCAAAACCCAAGATTTAGCCCAAAATTATCCACAACTCCTCATATCCGTCCTTGCACCAGTACAAGGTGCTGTAGTTTCCACCGCACACATCTCTGAGTCTGCTAGGGAATTCTCCGCCACACTAGACTTAAACACAGTTCTCACAGCCAATCAAGCCCTCTCCCGTGAAATCCACCTCGATCAATTACTCCAAAACCTGATTCAACTCGTCATTACCAATGCAGGTGCAAGTAAAGCCGCACTTTTCCTCAACTGCGATGGTTCCTTAGAACTGGGAGTTTTATATTTTGATCATGCAGTTCAATCTCTGGAGCGTAAACCCCTAGATAGTTGCCAATACTTATCCCATCGATTGATTCGTTATGTAGAGCGCACCCTGGAAACGGTAATTACCGACTTTAAAACCCATGTTAGTACTACTAACGACCCCTATTGTCTCCAGTTCCGACCCAAAAGTTTATTATGTACGCCAATTCTTAACCAAGGGCAGTTGGTAGCTGTTTTATATCTGGAAAACTCCATCACCGCAGAAGTTTTTACCAATGAGCGGGTAGAATTACTTAAATTGCTTTGTTCCCAAGCTGCTATTTCCCTAGCCAATGCCAGATTATACGAGCAATCCCAATCCTACGCCCAACAATTAGAGCGATCGCTGCAAAAATTAAGTGAGAGTCAATCCCAGTTCCAAGCTCTTGCCAAAAATATTCCTGGAGTTATTTTTAAGGTTAGTGTCAACCTCAAGGATGGTTCAGAATCTATCCCCTATGCTAGCTCCGGTTGCTATGAGCTATATGGAGTGACTGCTGAAAGTTTTATGGCAGGAGAATACTTTTTTAGGGACTTTGAGCATCCTGAAGATTATCCCAGAATCGAGCAAGCCATCCAAAAATCTATAAAACATCTTACCCCTCTTCGAGAAGAATTGCGCATTATCACGAAAACGGGTGAGATGAAATGGATTCAAATTGTTGCTCAACCTCAAATACTCCCAGGTGGATTTATCGTCTCGGACGGTGTTTTGCTAGACATTAGTGAACGCAAACAAGCAGAAGCTGCCCTAGGTGAAAGTGAAGCCAAATTTAGAGGTTTAGTGGAAGGGGTAACAGATGTAATTTGGTCGTCAAATACAGATGGAACTTTGACTTATCTTTCTCCCCAATTTCAGACTTTGTTTGGATGGAATCCAGCAGATTGGATCGGGAAGTCCTTTTCCACATTAATCCATCCTGATGACCTCCAAGAAACCATGGAATCGTCTATGGCTACAATTATTCAAGGTAAAAAGCTGAGCAATCAAGAGTTTCGCCATCTTTGTCACGATGGTAGCTATTTGTGGGTGACAGTCAATGCAGGTCCGATTTTTGATGCTGATGGTAATATTACTCGACACCAAGGTATTGTCAGAGATATCAGCGATCGCAAGCAGGCAGAAATTGAGTTAGAAAAATCGCGCCAAAAATATTACTCTCTGATTCAATCTGTAAACGGGATTGTATGGGAATACGATCTACAAACCAATAGATTTACATTTGTGAGCAACAAAGCAGAACAAATATTAGGATACCCCGTTGAAGATTGGTTGAATGAACCTCTGTTTTGGAAAAATCATGTTTACGCCGAAGATATTGAGGTCGAAAAGAGCTTTGATGAAGCAATACAAAACCAAAGTGGCTGTGAGTTTGAATACCGCATGGTAGCTGCCGATGGTAGCTTAGTATGGATATATGACATATCTAGCCCCAACTTTGATGAAAACGGAAATTTAACCAGTTCTAGTGGTGTCTTAATTGATATTAGCGATCGCAAGAAACTGGAAGAAGAGCAAAGCCGCTTAATGGATATTTTGGAAGCGACACCCGATTATATTGGTTTAGCCAGTGTAAGCGGGAAAATTATCTGGCATAACAAGCAACTGCGAGAATTGCGCCAAGATTTAATTAGCCACAAAAATATTTCCGAATGTCATCCAGCATGGGTGAATGAAATCATCTTAAATCAGGTTTTTCCTATATTAATGGAACAAGGCAGTTGGTCAGGGGAACTTGCCCTTCTAGATAGCAACGGTCAAGAAATTCCTGTTTCTCAAGTGATTATTGCCCATAAATCTCAATCGGGCGAAGTACAATATATCTCCACAATCATGCGAGATATTAGTGAGCAGAAAGCTGCTGAGAAACAACTGATTCTGACTAAATTTGCCATCGAATCCACGGTGACAAGTATTTTTTGGATAAGTGAACAGGCTGGCTTTATTGATGTCAATGATGCAGCTTGTACTGCTTTAGGTTACAGTGCAGCAGAATTAAAGCAGATGTTTGTCTGGGACATCGATCCCAATGTGTCAAAGGAAGCATGGGCAGAACGATTGGAAATACTCAAGCTAAGTAGATACGAACGGTTTGAAACCTTACATCGCTCAAAAGATGGCTCTATTTATCCAGTAGAAATTACAAGCAACTACCTGGAATATGGAGGAGTTGGCTATATCTTTGCCCAAGGTCAGAATATCAGCGATCGCAAAGCCTATGAAGAACGTCTAGAAAAAAATAACGCCGAACTCATCCGGGCAACCCGTATGAAGGATGAATTTCTGGCTACCATGAGTCACGAATTGCGTACCCCTATGAATGCGATTTTAGGGATGACGGAAGCATTACAGGATGAAATATTTGGAGAAATTAACGCACAACAACTAAAAGCCCTAGCTACTGTCGAGCGTAGTGGGAACCATTTACTCGAACTAATTAATGATATTCTCGATGTTTCTAAAATTGCCTCGGGGCAAATCGAACTAGAATATCAAAGCACAGAAATTATACCCTTATGTCAGCAAAGTTTGGAGTTTATCAAACCCCAAGCAGCGAAAAAATCAATTCAGATAGTCAGTCAATTACCTACTAATTTGCCCAATTTAAATATCGATGAACGACGCATCCGCCAAGTGTTAATTAATCTCCTAAATAATGCCGTGAAATTTACTCCCGAAGGAGGATGTATTACCTTAGAAGTTATTTACCCAACCACAATTAAACAACAAAATTATTTACAAATTAACGTCAAGGATACGGGAATTGGCATTGCTCCCGAAAATCTCAACAAAATATTTGAACCTTTCATTCAAGTAGATAGTGCGCTGAATCGCAACTATGAAGGTACAGGTTTAGGATTGGCTTTAGTTAAACGTATCGTTGAAATGCATCACGGAGAAGTTACTTTAACTAGCGAATTAGGAGTAGGTAGTTGTTTTGCGATCGCTCTACCCTTGTAA